A single genomic interval of Dromiciops gliroides isolate mDroGli1 chromosome 1, mDroGli1.pri, whole genome shotgun sequence harbors:
- the LOC122751860 gene encoding mitochondrial uncoupling protein 2-like translates to MVGFKPTDVSPTATVKFLGAGTAACIADLITFPLDTAKVRVQIQGESRGRRVMGTVLNMVKGPDSLYNGLVAGLERQMSFASVRIGLYDSVKQFYTKGYVNELCRGSA, encoded by the coding sequence ATGGTTGGATTTAAGCCTACAGATGTGTCACCAACAGCCACCGTCAAGTTCCTTGGGGCTGGCACTGCTGCCTGCATCGCTGATCTCATCACTTTCCCCCTGGACACAGCCAAAGTCCGAGTACAGATTCAAGGAGAGAGTCGGGGGCGGCGTGTCATGGGCACCGTTCTGAACATGGTGAAGGGCCCTGACAGCCTGTACAATGGGCTGGTGGCTGGCTTGGAGCGCCAGATGAGTTTTGCCTCTGTCCGCATTGGCCTCTATGACTCTGTCAAGCAGTTCTACACCAAGGGATACGTGAATGAACTCTGCCGCGGGTCAGCATGA